The genomic DNA TACTGACCGTCGATAATATCACCTCCATCCTGTGGGCTATCTTGCGCCAAGCGTACAAGCTTGTCGATTTGATACTTCATGCGTGTCTCCAGAGTCTTGGTCTTCTCGAGTATAACGCGATCTTCGACTATGGTGTCGACCAGATCTCCCGCTTTCGATCCTCGGACCGGGCGATCCAGCGCACCAAAAGGCTGTGAGGGAGGGGCGCGGTCGAGGAGCGAGTGCCCTAGCACACGATGCGACGAGAGTAATGCAAGCGAGTGAATATACGAGAGCATCACATGGTTCTTGAGTGACAAGAGCGAGATACCGGCGCGAGTATCCAATTCTGAGTCCTGTCTACCTTTTAATTTCAATTGGTGTGTGGTACATAACATCGGTCGAGATGAAACTTACTTGGCGAGAAGGGATTGAACGAGTTGGCGTGCAGAGGAAACGCTCCGGGTCATTTCATTGGCAAGGTCGCAGAATGCCTGAATATCGGCATCGCTGACCGGTGTTGCTGAAGCCATGCTTGCTAGAATGACATTAGTACCAGATTGAGCGAATTGAGCAGTAATAAAATAATAGAATGTTCAGTTAACCGTTTTCTAGGCGGCCCACCCGTAGGCAGTAGTGCATTTCCATCGCTACTCAGAGCCCAGTGCCTTTCATCCGGATACAGTCTTGGACCAGAAATTATGCGTACCTGTAGTGGTGGGAGGATGAAGGCTCAAAAGTTTACAGGAAGACGTATTATGTAATCAAATTTCACGTGATCTCACGGACACAAACTTGACTTCGCTCACCACAATGTCGGTAGCCGTCGCGAGCCCAATGAACGCCGGTATGGACAGCCAGGTCAACGCGATGATAGAAGATGCGGTGGCCTCTGCCAGTCAGCAAAACCCATTACAGGGAGGCGATACTAGCTTGCCCAAGTTAGGCGCGGCCAAGTTCGCCACGGGCATGATCTATCCTCCTCCCGATATTCGAAGTGAGTTAGGTATTCAACAACAGTTGACTTCAACACTAATATTCGCTGAAAATCAGCCATTATCGACCGCACCGCCACGTTCGTTGCTCGGTCTGCGAATCCGGTTCAGTTTGAGGATAAAATCCGGGAGTCTCAGCGTAATGAACCCAAATTCTCGTTCCTCAACTCGGCCGACCCATACCATGCTTACTACAGGCACCAAATCCAAAGGGTCGAGGATGGCGTAGAAGAGCCCGAGGTCGTCCCGGTCAAGAAGGATGCTCCCCAAGAAACCGTGCTCCAGATTCAAGCACCACCAAAGGAGCCGCCTCCACACGACTTTGTTTTTGATGCCCCCCAAGTTAGCGCTGTCGACTTGTGAGTCAAATCTCATGATCTGTATGCACTGTGTATGCTCATCTATCTCTAGGGACATCATCAGACTCACAGCATTGTATACTGCCCGTCGTGGTCGCCCATTCCTCAATGCGCTCATGGCGCGCGAGGCCCGAAACTTCCAATTCGATTTTCTACGCCCCAACCATTCGCTCTTTAGCTACTTTAACAACCTCGTTGAGCAATACACCCGTGTTCTTCGCCCTCCTAAAGAACTGCTCGCCAAAATTGCCCTCCATGCCACGCCAGAAGGAAAATGGGATATGCTTGCCGAGGCGCGCGAACGGGCAACGTACGAAAGATGGCGTAGGGAGAgggaaaagaagaaagaggACGATCAGGAGGCTGAGCGCAGTGAGTAAATTGGTTCATTCCTGCATGTACTCACACTGACCGCGGACACTTGCATCAGTCGCGTTTGCCGAGATTGATTGGCATGACTATCATGTTGTTCAGACGATTGAGTTCACCGCAGCCGACGCGACCTCCGATCTCCCACCTCCAATGAGTATTGCCGAGGTGGAGAACATGACCCTCGCCCAAAAACGTATGGCTGCCCAAATTATGGAGGCCACTGCCCCTGACGTGGAAGCATACCGTGCGGCGAATGCCCAACCCGAGGAAGATCTCATGTTGGAGGACTTGGGAGCCGATGGGTTCTCAGCGATGGGTGCAAACGCCGATGACGAAGAGGTGCGGGAAAGGAAGCGAAGGGAGGCAGAGGAGAGGGAGAGAGAAGAGGCTCGTGCACGCGAGATGCAAAATGGTACAAATGCACCTATGAAGATTCGCAAGGACTACGTGCCAAAGAGTGAGCACCCAAGTATCATTTCTAATGTCTACCATTCTCACGTTCGTTTATTCAGCCCTTGCAGCCAAGGCGGCATCAAAGCAAATCATGACAACCTGTACTATTTGCGGTCAACAAGTTCCCGAATCCGAGCTTGCAGAGCACAGACGTATCGAACTTTTGGATCCCAAATGGAAGTCCCAACGCGATACTTTGGAGATGCGCCGTGCTCAAGCCAGCGAGCTTCAAGGAGGTAGGTACAACTACTTGGCCAGCAATTGCGTCTTACTAAGCGGAAGTGTGTAGGTGCGAATGTTGTTACTTCCCTTCGCGATTTGGCACGCACCCGTACCGATATTTTTGGTGCCGAGGCCGAAGAAGAGGCGCGCAAAAAGGAGGCCGCAGAAGAGCAAGCGCGCCGACGCGAACGCGAAAAGGTCGTTTGGGACGGTCACACCGCATCCAAGGCTGGTACTCTTGATAAGTTCCAGTCCAACGCGAATCTGGAGGAACAGATCGCGGCCATTCACAAGGCTAAGCTCGGTATTGGCGCGTAAGTACCTTCTTACTAATTAGCGCAGCGCCTTGTGATGCTGATATTAGCTGGATACAGGGCTACCGGGCACACGATCGGGCCCACAGCAGGCCCTTCGGGGGTTAGCACGCTACCCATCAACCCATCACTGCCCGCTAATCCAACAACGCTCCCACCTCCCCCAATGGATCCAGCGGGCGTCTATTCGGCGGGCGCGACCGTCTTTGCAGCACCCCAGCCACTGCCACCCCCGCACCCCTCCTTACCAGCAATGCCCACGTTCGCGATGTCTCCGCCGGGCATCCACCCGAGCCGGCTGGCCGCGATGGGCATGCCTGGAGCACCCTCACCTGTCGCAGGTGTAGTACGCAGTGCGGACGAGATGAACGGGGGCGATGGTATGCAACAAGCTGCACCCAAACGACCTCGAGTCGAGAAGCTACCAGAGGGACGGTACTATACTGAACAAGATTGGCAGAACTTGCACAACGTGAGTGAAATGGATTGAATTAGCTTGCCTTTACTGAACCAGTATCTCTTTTTTTATTCTTGAATCAGAACGAGCCGGTATCGATTAACGTTCAACTCCCGAACCACCCCGAAAATCCGGAGTGGAAGATGAATGGACAGGTGGTCACTGTGCCTGACTTGCCCCTTACACTCCTCATTTCTACCTTGCGTGACCGGGTACAACATATAGTCGGAAGCTCTCTCGGTGCAAGCTGGATGCGGTTCAGCTACAACGGGAAGCCTTTGACCAATAACCAGACACTCGCGAGCTACAACCTTGGGGAAGGAGACCTCATCGTCCTGGACGTGCGGAAAAAGAAGTAGGTTTGAGTGGACTTGTAGTATTTTATGTAATGGTAGTGTGATGCCAATTTTTCCAGTAATTTCAGTCCTTTTTGTGCTTCACTTGCTGTAACGTGGGCTGAATTACTATGAGCTACGAAATCTATGTTGTTACATACTCAGATACGGGTCATAATCAGATACATGGCATCGTTCGTTAAGAGATAAGAAAATGAATGAAGAGTGTACGCGTGCGACCAGGAGAAAAAAACCAAGACATGCTGATGCGAGGGAAATGACATGGAAAGCCGATAAAGAAAGATAGATGGAATGTGGCCAGTGGCGTAATTACCACTTTTGGATAGGCTGCACCCGACAGGAAGAGAAGTACCGACACCGGCTCCCAAAGAAAACTAAACCGAGACGCAAATCAGATAATGAAATAGGGTACACTTTCAGTTCTCCATAGACGTTATCAAGCCGCAGCTGGTGTCACGGGCGGCGATGGTTGAGGAGAGTGTATATGTAGCGTCCCGATATTATGCCGTTGCGAGCTGACGGTGCCCGAGCTCCTGACGACTTCGTGGGGGTGTGATTGAGGGGTAAGAACTTGTcgacgaggaagatgaaGATTGGGCTGCTTGGTCGCGAGTTCGCGAGCGTGTCCGGCTGGGGAAGCGGTTGTGCCTGTTGTTGCATACCAGGGATATCCGCTGGGACTTGCCACACTGACAGTTGATCCGGCAGGAACTGTATCGAATAAGTCCATCGAGTCTCTTATGGGCTCAACGTCAGGTGCGAGTTGCCAGGGACCACCGATGGGAGGGCTGGGATGAGCGGGTAATGACCAGAGGTTGGTAGGACTTGGTAGAGGTAGCGGATGGATTTTATCGGCTGGTCGGCCAACTGGAGATGATGCAGATACGCTTGAACGACGCGAGCTCGCAACGCTACCGGGAGATGTCATTGACGAAGCGCCGGATGAGCTAGACGTGCCGAGagctgatgaggaagagctGTTCCCATGAGCTACTACGTCCAGTAATGGGTGATCTCGCAGCGATGGCGGTACGGGAGGA from Rhizoctonia solani chromosome 16, complete sequence includes the following:
- a CDS encoding splicing factor 3A subunit 1 translates to MNAGMDSQVNAMIEDAVASASQQNPLQGGDTSLPKLGAAKFATGMIYPPPDIRTIIDRTATFVARSANPVQFEDKIRESQRNEPKFSFLNSADPYHAYYRHQIQRVEDGVEEPEVVPVKKDAPQETVLQIQAPPKEPPPHDFVFDAPQVSAVDLDIIRLTALYTARRGRPFLNALMAREARNFQFDFLRPNHSLFSYFNNLVEQYTRVLRPPKELLAKIALHATPEGKWDMLAEARERATYERWRREREKKKEDDQEAERIAFAEIDWHDYHVVQTIEFTAADATSDLPPPMSIAEVENMTLAQKRMAAQIMEATAPDVEAYRAANAQPEEDLMLEDLGADGFSAMGANADDEEVRERKRREAEEREREEARAREMQNGTNAPMKIRKDYVPKTLAAKAASKQIMTTCTICGQQVPESELAEHRRIELLDPKWKSQRDTLEMRRAQASELQGGANVVTSLRDLARTRTDIFGAEAEEEARKKEAAEEQARRREREKVVWDGHTASKAGTLDKFQSNANLEEQIAAIHKAKLGIGAATGHTIGPTAGPSGVSTLPINPSLPANPTTLPPPPMDPAGVYSAGATVFAAPQPLPPPHPSLPAMPTFAMSPPGIHPSRLAAMGMPGAPSPVAGVVRSADEMNGGDGMQQAAPKRPRVEKLPEGRYYTEQDWQNLHNNEPVSINVQLPNHPENPEWKMNGQVVTVPDLPLTLLISTLRDRVQHIVGSSLGASWMRFSYNGKPLTNNQTLASYNLGEGDLIVLDVRKKK